The genomic stretch ACAGACCGTGATTTAAATAATGATTATCTCTTTTTAACGTGGCAAAATAATTGGCAAATCGAGTTGGAACAAAAACTTAAAAAAGGTCAAGAACCAACCTATGAAGATTTAAAGAATTTGAAATTCATAAAAGATCAAAAAGAGTCGCTTTTTTCTTCTTCAAATACCTCTTTTGAAGTGTTGTTGACCATCATGAGTCAGCGAGTCCAAAACTCTCTTGAAACCATGGGTGTCGAACCAATTGATTTGGGGATTGAAGCCGTTAAATCAGTCTTTTTATTCCTTTAATGCTCAACTAAAAGTGCACCATCTTGGTCTTGTTTATAGTGACATCCCATAAAGGTGATGAACTTTTTAAGAGTCTCTGTACACAGATGGTGGTTCATTTGTGTACACATGATTTTAAACGCATCAAATGATGTCATTCTGTCTTTGTATGTTCTTCGTGTTGTTAATGCATTAAAGACATCACACACTGCAATTATTTTGGCCAGTTTATCAATTTCGTTTTCTGTTAATCCTTTGGGATAACCTGAACCATCGCACTTTTCATGATGCTGTTCAATGAGCAAAAGTATACGTTCATTGTTCTCACCATTTTGGGTTAAAATATCCACGCTATAAGTGGGATGCTGCTTTATGATTTCAAACTCTTCAGGGGTTAATGTTCCATTTTTAGTGATGATTTCATGTGGGATATTCTTTTTGCCAATATCATGAAGCATAGCAGCTTTTCCTAATGTGTTTAACTCATCAAGTTCCAGTTGTAAATAGGAGCCAAATCCCAAAGCATAGGTTGCAACATCAATACAATGAGTATAGGTATAGTAATCAAATGAAGTGACTTTAAGCATCGAGTACATGGCATTTCTGTCTGTGAGCATCAACTTTATAGAGTTATTGACTAAGGTGTTTATTTTGGAGAGATTCTCACTGTTTACATCGCTGCTAAAAAGTTCATGCATGGTCACTGATGCAATCTCTTTGATAAAAGAGGCTTTGACATCCATGTTGATTTTATCATCATCAAGGATATCCGTGATATGGTGTTGAATAAAAGTATAATATTTGAGTTTATCCTCACTTTTAATATAGAAGTTTGAGTCTACTTCATCCACACAAAAACATTGATTGACCATAGACAGAGGCGTCTCTTTTTGAACTAAAATTGAGAAAATTTTTTCATCCACTTGTCGGTAGATATTGTAAGGGTACTTCTCGCCATTTTTTAATGTCTCTATTGCAATTTTTGTAAAGTGCGAGTAATGATTCTTCTCCATGTTGCTCCATCATTTTTTAGGCTTGTCAATTATTATAATATAATCAACTATGACAAGAAGGAGGATTACATGACATTTTTGAGATAATTAAAAATTTTTAGAAGTTGTTTATGAAAAGTAACATAAAAAAAATAGGCAGATGAAGTGGTGTGCCTTAGGAATCAGATTCCTAAAGGCTCATTTGGCTCAATAGAGCAATTGTTCTTGTCATCACATTTAATCATGGCATCCAAATAAAATACTCTGTGAATATCTTTGTACTTCAAATCTTCAGCCAACATTCCCCATGCTTCCATGGCTCGTGTTCCTGTACCACAATAAAATACAATCTCTCCCTCTTTAGGCAGTGCTGCAAGAAGTTCTTCAGGTGTCATCTTTTCTGCATTGATATTAATGGCACCTTTGATGTGGCCATTATTAAACTCATCAACGCCTTTAACATCTACTAAAGTAACGGTTTTTGGAAATGATTTATAGTTTTCAACAAACCATTTTCCATCAACTGTTCCTGTATCTTCCCCTTTTTTTAAGAACGTCTCAACGGCTTTAACTGCAACCTCTTTTTTCTTGATCATGCCTGTTGCAGTAGTAGGAAGTTGCGCTTTTTTCCATGATGGAAAACCAGAAGCTAAAACTTTAACATTTTTATATCCCATCATAATAAGATAGTTGGCAATATTGTGAGATTTGGCACACTCATATCCACCACAAAACGTAACAATAGTAGTCGTCATACTTGCAGGCATGTACCCTGTGAACTCTTTGAACTTAGTGTCAGGTACACTCAATGCTCCAATAATAGTTGACTGTACAAATTTGCTGTAAGGACGTGCGTCGATAAACAGAGCAGACTGTTTTTCATGCAGTGCTGCAGCTACACTTATTTCAATTTCTGAATAGCTTTTTTTACTCCATTGAGGCATTCCCGCAGGATAGATTTTGATATTTGTATACCCTTTATCCATCAACATTTTTGCTAACTTTGGACTCTTGACACACTCATAACCACCACAATAGATAATCAACTCTTTAGAAGTATCAATACCTTTCATAGCTGCTTCATACATGGTATCAAACTTGGTATCGGGAAGGGAGATGGCACTTGGGATGTGTCCCATTTCATATTTCTTTTCAGGTCGAGCATCAATAATGATTGCTTTAGCTGAAGCACGTGTTCCTTTGGAAACGGCTTTTTGAACATAATCAAAATCAACAACCGTTAAATCATACTTTTTAACCAACTCTTTCACTTTTTGTGAAGCATGGGTATTAAAACTTTTAACGGCATTTGCATTGGCTGTAAAAGCACACACTGACACAATCGTCAGTAATATAAATATCAGTTTTTTCATCTTGCTCTCCTTATACTATGTATCGTATTTATTATAAGATAAAAAGATTAAAAATTAATACTTATTCTTATTTCTTAAATTATGTGTGAGCGTATATAACACAGGCAGATAGATTAAGTTTAATACTGTCCCCCATGCCAAACCAAATCCAAGGGCAATGGCAATGGGTTGGAAAATGGCTGCTTGTCCTGTTGGAAAAAAGATTAAAGAACTCATACCAATAAGTGTGGTTACTGTGGTGATGATAATGGGTCTGAAACGTTTAGTTGCACGTGCAAAAATTTGTTCCATGTTGTCTGCTTTTTTCAAATAGGTCATCATAATAATACCATCATTAATCACAACGCCTGCAAGACCCAAAGCTCCAATCATGGATGGCATTGAAAGGTTAAGTCCCATGATTTGATGGCCTAAAAGCACCCCTAAAATAGAGAAAGGAATCACACTCATGACAATAAACGTATCTGTAAATGAGTTAAATAAATAGAGCATGGCAATCATGATAAGAACAATGGCCAATGCTGAAGCATACAACATGTCATGTCGCAATTCCGCTTTTTTTTCTGCTTCTCCTTTAAAGGTGAGTTTAATGCCATTTTGACGAATTTTTTCAAAGAGTGGTTCGAGTTTTTGAATTACTTCTGTAGAGGTGATAATATCAGGGTTCACATTGGCAAAGACATAGAAGTTTTTAATCCCTTCATCTTTTAGGAGTTGTTCAAATGCACGAATGGTTTTAAACTCTACTACTTCTTCAAGAGTGACAAAAGTACCATCACTTAAAGGGATTGAAGTGGTTTTAAAACTTTCAAAATTGTCTTTGCTTTGTGATTGGATTTTAATGTCAAGCATCTCTTTATCATCAAAGGAGACCCCTTTTTTCTTCAAAAGATACAAGTTTGAAAGATATGAACCTATAAAAGATTCACTTAATCCCAACTGTTCCCCATAGGAGTTGACTTTGATTTTAATCTCATCAATACCAAACTTCAGTGAGTTTGAAGCGGATTTGACCCCATTTATTTCTTCTATTGCGTGTTGTAACTCTTCCACTGCTTTGATGGCTTTTTGATTATCAGATGTTACAACTCCGATTTTAATATCGGCTTTAATAGGTCCCACTCGTCGTTCAAGAACAGCTAATTCATCTAAATTGAACTTTTCTTTATACTCATTGTCTTGCAAAAATTTTTTAAGTTTATTTGCCACTTCATCAGATGTGATGGTTCGTATTCGTCCTTCATCATCATAATAAAAACTCAAATAAGGGGTGACATATTTATCTAAAAAGTTAATGGCTTTTAGTTTTTGTAACTCCACTGTCATGTACATTGCGTACGGGAAGTTTTCAGTATTATCGCCCACATCTCGTCGGTATCCTGCCACAGAGTCAATGCTTCGTATAAAAAACTCCTCTTTATGTTGTATCATATCTTTTTCAATGGATTGAACAATCGCAAAAGATTGCTCTAAAGTAGTATTGGCATTGGCTTTGAGAGTGATACGTACATTGGTTGCATCAAATTTAGGGAACATTTGAAAACGTGAGTTTGCTACAAAAAGAACCGTTAAAATAGGTACAAGCACAATAAAAAGTGAAATAAAAGTCTTTTTGTAGTGCATAAAAAAGTGAATGATTTTATTGTATATTTCGTTGGCTTTTTCCCAGGAAGTAACTTTGTCTCCATTTTTAAGCATGTGTGCAGCATGTATGGGAAGAAAAATAAAGGATTCAATTAAAGAAGCCACCACCAATGCACTCAACGCAATGGGAATAAGCTTCATGATTTCTCCCATGGTTCCACTGATCATTAAAATTGGTAAAAATGAGAACAGCGTTGTCAAGGAAGCAATGGTAACGGGTTTGACCATCTCTCTTGCACCCATATAGGCTGCCTCTTTAGGAGAGTGTCCCTCTTCAATGTGTTGTTGGATATTTTCACTGACAACAATCGCATCATCCACAACAATACCAATGGCAATAAGCACACCCACTAAAGAGATCATGTTGATGGTGTATCCAGAAAGATACATATACACTGCAGCAATGACAAATGAAGTGGGAATACCAATAGCAATAATCGCAGACATTCGAATGTTGATTAAAAGTGCCACTAAAATAGTAATCATGATGATTCCTAAAAGAATATTAGATGCCACAATGTTTAATCGGTCTGTGATACGTTCACTGTCATCATCAGCTATAGTAATATCAATATTGGGGTATTTTTGTTTGAGTTCGGGAAGCAGTTGTTTAATTGATTGAGCGATTTTAATAGCGTCACCCGTTTCAGACTGCTCCACAGCAAGAGAAAGTGCATTTTCACCATTAAATGAGTACAGGGTTGAGGAGTCTTCATACCGTTTTGAAATGGTTGCAATATCTCTTACATAAACGGTAGCATCCCCAATTCTTATGAGTGTGTTCCCAAAATCTTTGGCGTTTTTAGCACCATTATAGGTTGAAAGATAGTAGTGTTTTGTTGGGTCTTCAATCTTACCAATAGGAAAAATATAAGAAAGCGTTGAAATGGCATCAAAAACAGAGCTTTTACTCAATCCTAAAGCATCGATTTTTTTCTCATCTAAAAGTACTTCAAAATATTTGTCTGAATCCCCATAAATAGTAATATCATTGATACCATTAATACCCATGATTTGACTTTTGAGTGCATCTGCAATGGGTTTTAACTCATCGGTGGTGTATTTTCTTGAAGTTAAAGAGAGATCAATCAAAGCTCGGCCTCGATCAAGTACATTAACGCTTGGTTCATCCATGTCTGAAGGCAAATCAGATTTGACCAACGTGATGATGTCTTTTATTTTATCCGCTTCTTCATATTTGAGTTCATTGGGTTTGAGTTCCAATACAATTGTAAATCTTCCCGGACTAATAACGGTGGTCATTGTATCAATACTGTCAAGGTTTTTTAGGTCATCTTCTATTTCAGTGACTGCCATTTTATCTAAAATATCAACCGATGAACCATTATATGAACCTTTAATGGAGATCATATCAAGTTCAAAGCTGGGAAAAATCTCTTTAGGGGTATTGGAGTATGACCATATTCCAATGGAGAAAATTAATACAAACAAAGTGTAGTTTACTCTGGTATTGTTTATAAAAAAATTGAGAACTTTATCAAACATTCCTAGCCTTTTAAAAATAACATAGGATTATAATATAGCTTTATTAACATTATGTTAATAATGAGCCTTATAATGGGAGAAATTATACAATATTTATTGTATGGTCATCCCAAAATAAGTTAAATGATTTTTGTAATAAGTGTATCAGTGGGTGCAAACTCCAATAAATCAAAAGGGAAGAAACTGAAATGACCCGTAATATGCAGTGAAATGAGGTCACTGTTGGTTTCTAAGGCATATTTTGAAAGCGACTCCACTTCAAGTGCATCTTGTTTGATAAGAAGGTCAATTCTGTTTTTATCTACATCAAGGGATTCATAAAAGTTATACGTGTTATTAATCGCACACGTATTGACTTCTTTTTGATACTCTAAGATCTCTTTTTGATCCACCCCATAAAAGTGCAGACGCCGTTCATAAGGCAAAGAGTAACTGTGCAGTAACTCTAAGTTTGCATTGGGCATGAGTTTGTGTACTGCATGAATGTTTTTTTGTGAAGCCTCACTTAAATCTGTTGGAATCAATATATTTTCAAATTTGAGTTTCTTACCGTGTGTTTTGATAATCAAACAAGGCACTTCCACACTGTTAACAATCGATTTGATGTTTGAACCAAGCAGTTGTTTTAAAGCATCTCCTCTCTCCCCTGAACTTCCTAAAATCACTAAAGAAGCACCAAGTGAATCAACATAACTCTTAATCCCGTCATCTAAAGAGAGGTACTCTTTGGGTATGTGAAATTGCTCTTTTGTAATGTGTGGGAAAACCATTTGAAGTTCACTAAAAGAGTGCGCATAAATTGTATCATACCCTTTGAGTGTTTTAGCAAAAAAACGCTCCTCTAAAATATGTACAATGTGCACAACATATTTATGAGTTTGAGCAAACTCCAAAGCTTGATGAATCACATCAAAACTGTTTGTTGAAAAATCTGTCCCTACAATAATAGTCTCTTTCATCATGGACCTTTACTCTTGCGTTGGTGTTTGAGCAATGAGTTTACACACGCTGCTGCTTGCTAATTCATTTTCAATAACAATATGATCAATGCCCAATTCATTTAAGATGCTCTTTTCATTGCTGTTGTGGATTTTTACAATGATTTTTTTCAATGAGACATATTTATGCAAAATGGTGCAGACGTTATAGAGCTTTTTGGGATTGTCAATGGCGACAATGACATATGCTGCATTTTGAATTTGCACGTTTTTTAAAATCTCTTTGTTGGTGGCATTGCCAAAAATAACAGATTCATTCTCTTTTTTAGCTCTTTGGTAGGTCTCTAAGTTGTTTTCAATGGCAACATATAAACAATCATTCTCTTTGAGATTATGTGCGATGTTTCGACCAAACTCACCAAAACCTAAAATAACCACATGATTTTTAAGCACCGATGACTCAATATTGTGTTCATTTTCATCGGGATGAGGCACAAATTTATCCGTGATATTGGAAAGGTTTTTAAGAATGATGGGAGTGAGAATCATACTTAAAACAATTGTTATAATCATGATTTGTCCATAGGGTGGACCGATTAAATCATACGAACGTGCCAACTCTAATAAAGCCAGAGAGAATTCACCCACTTGCACCAAACTCAATGCGGTTTTAATACTCACACGTTTACTCTCATTGAGGTGAATGATAAAATAAATAATGACAAATTTTAAAATCACCACACCCACTAAAAGGGCTAAAACAATGTGGATATACGAAGCAATGATATCAAACTTAATTTGCATTCCTACGGTGATAAAAAATATACCCAAGAGTAAATCTCTAAATGGAATCAAGTCAGCTTCTGCTTGATGTTTATATTTTGTTTCAGCAATCAACATCCCTGCAATAAATGCTCCAAGAGAGTAAGAGAAGCCTAATGCGTGTGCTAAGTATGAAGCCCCCATTGCTAGAAACAAAATAGTTCCTACAAAGAGCTCATCGGAGTTTGTTTTAACAATTTGATTAAAAAAGGGTTCCAAAAAGTATCGACCAATCAACCATAAAAAGAGCAATAAAAAGGTTGCACTTAAAAACATTCGAATCAAAAGTGAATCAATTTGTGCATCAGAGTTACTCATAAAACCAATGATCAATAAAATAGGAATCACAGCAATATCTTGCATGATGAGTATCCCCAAACTTCGTTGACCGTACCGTTTATTAATTTCACCTGTTTCATTAAATGTTTTTAAAACAATGGCTGTTGAAGACAGAGCAATGGCTAAAGCAATAATAAATGAAACTTGTTGTTCAATACCAAAAATATAGTGACTCATGGCATAAACGATTGACGCCGTGATCACAATTTGAAGTGTACCTGTAAGGAACACTTCATTTTTCATCTTTTTAAGATGTTCAATGGAGAACTCTAAACCAATGGTGAACATAAGAAATACGACTCCAAACTCAGCAATCTCTTTGAGTTCGTGATTATTGACTGCATCATGCAGGTCAAAAACATAAGCAATGATCGTTCCTGTTAAAATATATCCAATAATAGTAGGAAGGTGAGCTTTTTTTAAAATAATGTTTAAGACCAATGCAGTGAAAATTGTAAATACAATAATTGAAAGCATTTGGAAAATCCTGTATAAATAAAATGTTGCGAATTATAACATAAACATTATTATTTTAATGGAAAGGGGGAAAGGGCACGAAGCAAGCTTATCGGCTTGCTCCATAGATGTTCAGTTGGCTTACTTTTTCAAAGTCTTCATCCTCTTTGACATTCTCTGCAAAGACTTTGATATTGATCAGTGTTGAGAGCTCTTGCATCGCTTCAACAAAACCTTGTTTACTGCTGTCGTTGGCAATACCATTGGTATAATCTCTTGCCAATCGAATGTAATCGAGGTTATACTCTTTGATGTTATCAAGTGGAATAAACTTGGTCTCAAATCGTTTGATGATAATTTTCGCTCCACTGTCATGTATCGCTTTTGAGAATGTTTTGAATTTATTCTCATCTTTTGCAACCCCATAAGCGGTAATTGAAAATACCAATTGAGAAGCAACATTCGCATTTGCATGAATGGTTGAAAGTAACCAACTGATAAAGACACTGTTCTCAATGGAATCAAGCGATAAGTTGATTGAAATTTCATGTGCAATTTGGTTTTTGTTGATATAATCAATCACTTTTTTAACGACTGCTTTATCAAAGTCGATGACTTTTTCATACTT from Candidatus Marinarcus aquaticus encodes the following:
- a CDS encoding HD-GYP domain-containing protein → MEKNHYSHFTKIAIETLKNGEKYPYNIYRQVDEKIFSILVQKETPLSMVNQCFCVDEVDSNFYIKSEDKLKYYTFIQHHITDILDDDKINMDVKASFIKEIASVTMHELFSSDVNSENLSKINTLVNNSIKLMLTDRNAMYSMLKVTSFDYYTYTHCIDVATYALGFGSYLQLELDELNTLGKAAMLHDIGKKNIPHEIITKNGTLTPEEFEIIKQHPTYSVDILTQNGENNERILLLIEQHHEKCDGSGYPKGLTENEIDKLAKIIAVCDVFNALTTRRTYKDRMTSFDAFKIMCTQMNHHLCTETLKKFITFMGCHYKQDQDGALLVEH
- a CDS encoding rhodanese-like domain-containing protein gives rise to the protein MKKLIFILLTIVSVCAFTANANAVKSFNTHASQKVKELVKKYDLTVVDFDYVQKAVSKGTRASAKAIIIDARPEKKYEMGHIPSAISLPDTKFDTMYEAAMKGIDTSKELIIYCGGYECVKSPKLAKMLMDKGYTNIKIYPAGMPQWSKKSYSEIEISVAAALHEKQSALFIDARPYSKFVQSTIIGALSVPDTKFKEFTGYMPASMTTTIVTFCGGYECAKSHNIANYLIMMGYKNVKVLASGFPSWKKAQLPTTATGMIKKKEVAVKAVETFLKKGEDTGTVDGKWFVENYKSFPKTVTLVDVKGVDEFNNGHIKGAININAEKMTPEELLAALPKEGEIVFYCGTGTRAMEAWGMLAEDLKYKDIHRVFYLDAMIKCDDKNNCSIEPNEPLGI
- a CDS encoding efflux RND transporter permease subunit, whose product is MFDKVLNFFINNTRVNYTLFVLIFSIGIWSYSNTPKEIFPSFELDMISIKGSYNGSSVDILDKMAVTEIEDDLKNLDSIDTMTTVISPGRFTIVLELKPNELKYEEADKIKDIITLVKSDLPSDMDEPSVNVLDRGRALIDLSLTSRKYTTDELKPIADALKSQIMGINGINDITIYGDSDKYFEVLLDEKKIDALGLSKSSVFDAISTLSYIFPIGKIEDPTKHYYLSTYNGAKNAKDFGNTLIRIGDATVYVRDIATISKRYEDSSTLYSFNGENALSLAVEQSETGDAIKIAQSIKQLLPELKQKYPNIDITIADDDSERITDRLNIVASNILLGIIMITILVALLINIRMSAIIAIGIPTSFVIAAVYMYLSGYTINMISLVGVLIAIGIVVDDAIVVSENIQQHIEEGHSPKEAAYMGAREMVKPVTIASLTTLFSFLPILMISGTMGEIMKLIPIALSALVVASLIESFIFLPIHAAHMLKNGDKVTSWEKANEIYNKIIHFFMHYKKTFISLFIVLVPILTVLFVANSRFQMFPKFDATNVRITLKANANTTLEQSFAIVQSIEKDMIQHKEEFFIRSIDSVAGYRRDVGDNTENFPYAMYMTVELQKLKAINFLDKYVTPYLSFYYDDEGRIRTITSDEVANKLKKFLQDNEYKEKFNLDELAVLERRVGPIKADIKIGVVTSDNQKAIKAVEELQHAIEEINGVKSASNSLKFGIDEIKIKVNSYGEQLGLSESFIGSYLSNLYLLKKKGVSFDDKEMLDIKIQSQSKDNFESFKTTSIPLSDGTFVTLEEVVEFKTIRAFEQLLKDEGIKNFYVFANVNPDIITSTEVIQKLEPLFEKIRQNGIKLTFKGEAEKKAELRHDMLYASALAIVLIMIAMLYLFNSFTDTFIVMSVIPFSILGVLLGHQIMGLNLSMPSMIGALGLAGVVINDGIIMMTYLKKADNMEQIFARATKRFRPIIITTVTTLIGMSSLIFFPTGQAAIFQPIAIALGFGLAWGTVLNLIYLPVLYTLTHNLRNKNKY
- a CDS encoding universal stress protein — translated: MKETIIVGTDFSTNSFDVIHQALEFAQTHKYVVHIVHILEERFFAKTLKGYDTIYAHSFSELQMVFPHITKEQFHIPKEYLSLDDGIKSYVDSLGASLVILGSSGERGDALKQLLGSNIKSIVNSVEVPCLIIKTHGKKLKFENILIPTDLSEASQKNIHAVHKLMPNANLELLHSYSLPYERRLHFYGVDQKEILEYQKEVNTCAINNTYNFYESLDVDKNRIDLLIKQDALEVESLSKYALETNSDLISLHITGHFSFFPFDLLEFAPTDTLITKII
- a CDS encoding cation:proton antiporter; the encoded protein is MLSIIVFTIFTALVLNIILKKAHLPTIIGYILTGTIIAYVFDLHDAVNNHELKEIAEFGVVFLMFTIGLEFSIEHLKKMKNEVFLTGTLQIVITASIVYAMSHYIFGIEQQVSFIIALAIALSSTAIVLKTFNETGEINKRYGQRSLGILIMQDIAVIPILLIIGFMSNSDAQIDSLLIRMFLSATFLLLFLWLIGRYFLEPFFNQIVKTNSDELFVGTILFLAMGASYLAHALGFSYSLGAFIAGMLIAETKYKHQAEADLIPFRDLLLGIFFITVGMQIKFDIIASYIHIVLALLVGVVILKFVIIYFIIHLNESKRVSIKTALSLVQVGEFSLALLELARSYDLIGPPYGQIMIITIVLSMILTPIILKNLSNITDKFVPHPDENEHNIESSVLKNHVVILGFGEFGRNIAHNLKENDCLYVAIENNLETYQRAKKENESVIFGNATNKEILKNVQIQNAAYVIVAIDNPKKLYNVCTILHKYVSLKKIIVKIHNSNEKSILNELGIDHIVIENELASSSVCKLIAQTPTQE